One stretch of Nodularia sp. LEGE 06071 DNA includes these proteins:
- a CDS encoding helix-turn-helix transcriptional regulator, producing the protein MTKILTDTNWQELKAESEQKGILSIQSKGVETIRQGKILDVCNMYHCWTKLRNGLSIWIHEQEFTDDLVWMRDSFDESQFGLSFFLSGKVRIERHGLTDKTDESIGRYYSECNCDIKETEYWKAGEKFSRIYLEIEPQEFFSSFGYEDLEHIPISLRQALMGDKLQPYYQQGEITQEMWVILSHILQCPYQGYLKQMYLESKAVELITLHCQQFHEEDIHNYRSPVKDLRDVDKIYQAKEILLGNLENPPSLMELARQVGLNDFKLKRGFREVFGTSAFKYLHDYRLEKAKQLLVLGEMKVEEVAFRVGFDSRSYFASAFRKKFGLNPKQYFQHQQKSV; encoded by the coding sequence ATGACAAAAATTCTTACAGATACAAACTGGCAAGAACTAAAGGCAGAAAGCGAGCAAAAGGGTATACTTTCCATTCAATCAAAGGGAGTTGAAACTATCCGCCAAGGAAAGATTCTAGATGTCTGTAATATGTATCACTGCTGGACAAAGTTACGCAATGGATTATCTATTTGGATACACGAACAAGAGTTTACTGATGACCTGGTGTGGATGAGAGATAGTTTCGATGAATCTCAATTTGGGTTGAGTTTTTTTCTCTCAGGAAAAGTGAGAATTGAACGCCACGGTTTAACAGATAAGACTGACGAATCAATAGGCAGATATTATTCAGAATGTAACTGCGATATCAAAGAAACTGAATACTGGAAAGCCGGAGAGAAATTTTCCCGCATTTATCTGGAAATCGAACCGCAGGAATTTTTCTCAAGTTTTGGCTATGAAGACTTAGAACACATCCCAATTTCTCTGCGTCAAGCCTTAATGGGCGATAAATTACAGCCTTATTACCAGCAAGGAGAAATCACACAGGAAATGTGGGTTATATTATCTCATATTCTCCAGTGTCCCTATCAAGGCTATCTGAAGCAGATGTATCTGGAAAGTAAGGCTGTGGAATTGATTACCCTTCATTGTCAGCAATTCCATGAGGAGGATATTCATAATTATCGCTCACCAGTCAAGGATTTGAGGGATGTAGACAAAATTTACCAAGCCAAGGAAATTTTATTAGGTAATCTAGAAAATCCACCCAGCCTGATGGAGTTAGCACGGCAAGTAGGGTTAAATGATTTCAAATTGAAACGTGGTTTTCGTGAAGTTTTCGGCACATCTGCATTTAAATATTTGCACGACTATCGACTAGAAAAAGCCAAACAACTTTTAGTATTAGGAGAAATGAAGGTTGAAGAAGTGGCATTTAGGGTTGGTTTTGACAGTCGCAGTTATTTTGCCTCTGCATTCCGCAAAAAGTTCGGCTTAAATCCGAAACAATACTTTCAGCATCAGCAAAAATCCGTCTAG
- a CDS encoding TonB-dependent siderophore receptor, translated as MKLDKLFQSLLLTGAVVVLISTPARSEVNQGESSTARVGESTFKDTLGVRNSKSPRLTSSHRKHRYFPSQVASSLQRAKSEKLNRTILQLNEISQVSQSAELLVQSPASSEVIQVTGVQANPTEKGVEVILQTTQGEQLQITNRSAENNFIADIPNAQLRLANGDGITFRSEKPVAGITEITVTNFDANTVRVTVIGEKTLPTVELFDDHVGLIFAVASAEVATQPPQTPPDQEQPTSETPQEQPAAQQDEPIELVVTGQQDGYRVQDAATATKTDTPLRDIPQSIQVVPREVLEDRNVRSLAEAVETVSGVVDGADYNGSPAQDFIIRGFEQGGSFRNGYRDVNSYGLTGVGTIERVEVLKGPASVLFGAVEPGGIINVVTKQPLSEPYYQLGFEVGNRASYQPSIDFSGPLNADKTLLYRFNASYQSSDGFQDFVNTNLTTIAPTIAWELGDRTDLTLYYEYINFKGTFEQYTSILSNNTFLPRNFYQAYPNDAYVDNTTQKLGYTLSHEFSDNWQIRNNFSVVTSKNAEEYTLATGVMNDQFLRQFAQDREFTQDNYFGQIDLLGKFNTGSISHQILMGFDFNHNIDTFARVVQRNVPNLDIFNPNYNIPSFDYGPRSSSTERFQTYGIYLQDQISFLDHLKLLIGGRFDWISSDNTDNITDNTTQNPDSSAFSPRIGLVYQPSKSVSLYTSYSQSFVPETGINPDGEIFEPTKGRQYEVGIKADFLEGRLSTTLAAYQITKSNILTPDPDPERAALDYLIQVGEQRSRGIELDVAGEILPGWKAIASYAYTNAEVTEDNDIPVGNRLVSVPENQASLWTTYEFQNSDLKGLGFGLGLFYVGTRSGDSANSFEIPDYLRTDAAIYYRRDGFKAGINIRNLFDTDYIRTSDDGRTFLRRGAPFTIIGSISWEF; from the coding sequence ATGAAGTTAGATAAATTGTTTCAAAGTCTGTTGCTGACGGGTGCAGTTGTGGTGTTGATTAGCACTCCTGCTAGAAGTGAGGTAAATCAAGGTGAATCTTCTACGGCGAGGGTAGGAGAATCTACATTCAAGGACACCCTGGGAGTGAGAAATAGTAAATCTCCAAGATTGACTTCCAGTCACAGGAAGCACCGATATTTTCCGTCTCAAGTTGCAAGTTCTTTGCAAAGAGCAAAGTCAGAGAAATTAAACAGAACGATTCTTCAACTGAATGAGATTTCGCAGGTTTCCCAGAGTGCAGAATTACTTGTACAGTCGCCAGCATCTTCTGAGGTAATACAGGTGACGGGGGTGCAAGCAAATCCCACAGAGAAAGGTGTGGAGGTGATTTTACAAACCACACAAGGGGAACAGCTACAAATCACTAATCGCAGTGCTGAGAATAATTTTATTGCTGATATTCCCAATGCTCAATTGCGTTTAGCCAATGGCGATGGGATTACATTCCGCTCCGAAAAACCTGTTGCGGGAATTACTGAAATAACAGTTACGAATTTTGATGCCAATACTGTGCGGGTGACGGTAATCGGTGAAAAAACTTTACCAACAGTTGAGCTATTTGATGATCATGTCGGGTTGATTTTTGCTGTTGCATCTGCGGAAGTAGCCACGCAGCCACCACAAACGCCACCAGATCAAGAACAGCCGACAAGTGAGACACCCCAAGAGCAACCAGCAGCACAACAGGATGAACCGATTGAGTTAGTAGTAACGGGACAACAGGATGGGTATCGCGTACAGGATGCGGCGACTGCAACAAAGACAGATACACCTTTGCGCGATATTCCCCAATCTATTCAGGTAGTGCCGCGAGAAGTGCTGGAAGATCGCAACGTGAGAAGTCTAGCTGAGGCAGTAGAAACGGTTAGTGGCGTGGTTGACGGTGCTGACTACAACGGTTCGCCTGCACAAGACTTCATTATCAGAGGATTTGAACAGGGTGGAAGTTTCCGAAATGGCTATCGAGATGTAAATTCTTATGGCTTGACAGGAGTGGGGACGATTGAGCGAGTGGAAGTTTTGAAAGGGCCTGCTTCAGTTTTGTTTGGGGCTGTAGAACCTGGTGGAATCATCAACGTCGTCACTAAACAACCCTTGAGTGAACCCTATTATCAGCTGGGATTTGAGGTAGGGAACAGGGCATCTTATCAGCCTAGTATTGATTTCTCTGGCCCTTTAAACGCCGATAAAACTTTGCTTTATCGCTTCAATGCTAGCTATCAAAGTTCAGATGGTTTTCAAGATTTTGTCAATACAAATCTGACTACGATCGCACCAACAATCGCTTGGGAATTGGGTGATAGAACGGACTTGACTCTATATTATGAGTATATTAACTTCAAAGGAACTTTTGAACAGTATACTTCCATTCTTAGCAATAATACGTTTCTGCCTCGAAACTTCTATCAGGCATATCCTAACGATGCTTACGTAGATAATACTACCCAAAAGTTGGGTTACACATTGAGTCACGAATTTAGTGATAACTGGCAAATTCGTAATAACTTTTCTGTGGTTACTAGTAAAAATGCTGAAGAATATACTTTAGCAACAGGGGTAATGAATGATCAGTTTTTACGGCAATTTGCTCAAGATCGTGAATTTACCCAAGACAACTATTTTGGACAGATAGACTTGCTAGGAAAGTTTAATACGGGATCAATTTCTCACCAAATATTGATGGGTTTTGATTTCAATCATAATATTGATACTTTTGCAAGGGTAGTTCAAAGGAATGTTCCTAATCTAGATATTTTCAATCCCAACTATAATATTCCCAGCTTCGACTATGGCCCACGTTCTAGTTCTACCGAACGTTTTCAAACCTACGGGATTTACCTTCAGGATCAGATTAGCTTTCTAGATCATCTGAAGCTATTGATTGGTGGGCGCTTCGATTGGATTTCCAGCGATAATACAGATAACATTACAGATAATACGACACAAAACCCTGATAGTAGTGCTTTCAGCCCCCGAATCGGGTTAGTGTATCAGCCTAGCAAATCTGTTTCTCTCTACACCAGCTACAGTCAATCTTTCGTCCCTGAAACGGGAATCAACCCTGATGGTGAAATATTTGAGCCTACAAAAGGAAGACAATATGAAGTAGGTATTAAAGCTGATTTTCTAGAAGGTAGACTTTCGACAACACTGGCAGCCTATCAGATCACCAAGTCAAATATTCTCACCCCCGATCCTGATCCTGAAAGAGCTGCGCTTGATTACTTAATTCAGGTAGGGGAACAAAGAAGTCGAGGGATTGAGTTAGATGTTGCGGGGGAGATTTTACCCGGTTGGAAAGCGATCGCTTCCTATGCTTACACTAATGCAGAAGTAACTGAAGATAACGATATTCCTGTAGGCAATCGATTGGTGAGTGTGCCAGAAAATCAAGCTAGTCTCTGGACAACCTATGAGTTTCAGAATAGCGATTTGAAGGGTTTGGGATTTGGACTGGGGCTGTTTTATGTGGGTACGCGATCGGGAGATTCCGCTAACTCCTTTGAAATACCCGATTACTTGCGTACTGATGCGGCAATTTACTACCGTAGAGATGGTTTTAAAGCTGGTATCAATATCCGTAATCTATTTGATACAGACTATATTAGAACCTCTGACGATGGCAGAACATTCTTACGAAGAGGTGCGCCTTTTACAATTATCGGCTCCATTAGCTGGGAATTTTAA
- a CDS encoding Na(+)/H(+) antiporter subunit B encodes MKWVYIAAGIALYMIFLVMPNQTQELSDISIVKSVVQDSGVPNAVTAIILRNRLYDTIFEVVVFTIAVMGARFLLADERPFCTIYQFTDEPSIILARLGATICSLVGIELAIRGHLSPGGGFAAGVAGGTAIGLIAITSSSEWMQAIYTRWNAARWEKVSVLVFIVLAVITLAGFELPHGELGALVSGGVIPLLNILVAVKVALGSWSVMLVFIHYRGLL; translated from the coding sequence ATGAAATGGGTCTACATTGCCGCAGGGATAGCGCTTTACATGATCTTCCTGGTTATGCCCAATCAGACACAGGAGTTATCGGATATCTCTATCGTCAAATCAGTTGTACAAGATAGTGGAGTACCCAATGCAGTTACAGCTATCATTCTCAGGAATCGGCTGTATGACACTATCTTTGAAGTTGTAGTATTTACAATCGCAGTCATGGGTGCGCGTTTTCTGCTGGCTGATGAAAGACCGTTCTGCACTATTTATCAGTTTACAGATGAACCATCAATTATTTTGGCGCGTCTGGGAGCGACTATTTGCTCATTGGTGGGGATTGAACTGGCGATTAGGGGTCATTTGAGTCCGGGCGGTGGTTTTGCTGCTGGGGTGGCGGGTGGTACGGCCATCGGACTGATTGCGATTACCTCATCATCGGAGTGGATGCAGGCGATTTACACGCGCTGGAATGCCGCTAGATGGGAAAAGGTTTCGGTGCTGGTTTTCATTGTCCTGGCGGTGATAACTCTGGCAGGATTTGAGTTACCCCACGGAGAGTTGGGCGCACTTGTCAGTGGCGGAGTGATACCTTTGCTGAATATCTTAGTTGCAGTTAAAGTGGCGTTGGGGTCGTGGTCGGTGATGTTAGTTTTTATTCACTATCGCGGATTGTTGTGA
- the petE gene encoding plastocyanin has protein sequence MKLFAASWRRLTLSVLTVILVVSSFVIFTPSASAETFQVKLGSDKGMLAFEPKKLTVKPGDTIEWVNNKVPPHNVVFDAALNPAKSADLAKSLSHKQLLMSPGQTQTTTIPADAPAGEYTFYCEPHRGAGMVGKLVVEG, from the coding sequence ATGAAATTGTTTGCTGCAAGCTGGCGACGTTTGACTCTATCGGTGTTGACAGTTATTTTAGTTGTTAGCAGCTTTGTCATTTTCACACCCAGCGCTTCAGCTGAAACCTTCCAGGTCAAACTGGGTAGTGACAAAGGAATGCTAGCATTTGAGCCTAAAAAGTTGACAGTTAAACCAGGTGACACAATTGAGTGGGTGAACAACAAAGTTCCTCCCCATAACGTTGTGTTTGATGCGGCGCTAAACCCCGCTAAGAGTGCTGATTTGGCAAAAAGTCTGTCTCACAAGCAATTGCTGATGAGTCCTGGTCAAACCCAAACCACAACCATTCCCGCAGACGCACCTGCTGGTGAATACACCTTCTATTGCGAACCTCACCGTGGTGCTGGTATGGTTGGCAAATTAGTTGTCGAAGGTTAG
- a CDS encoding ABC transporter substrate-binding protein: MTKKAISTIMRLLLGLKAVCLLTFAKFVWVVKTVFSSLRILWQPRQILSNYKFLPFFLTIVLVLAIAACNNNIPQLEKRQTTKNCRIVHHAMGEICVPNHPKRIVTLNPAALGNAIALGIQPTGSATEEINQLPPYLQDKIEGIKFLGTWGEPNLESIALLKPDVIIGWKHNQQSTYSQLSYIAPTTLYDWVVNINHPDNWKEYFNFIAKVLGREDIGQQLWQHYYQRIEQLKSAIGNRYKNKTISVIVFNAGTIYSVGENSFIGSILSDVGLNRPESQKISSNGSFSLSEETLEMADGDVMFIADHDGKHNLSILNKKPLWKKLKAFQQNHIYFVESTNWESSRNLLAADTVIDDLFKYLVNNP, encoded by the coding sequence ATGACAAAGAAAGCCATTAGTACAATTATGCGGTTGTTACTTGGTCTTAAAGCTGTTTGCCTTTTGACTTTTGCTAAGTTTGTTTGGGTTGTCAAGACTGTTTTTTCTAGCTTGCGGATCTTATGGCAACCTCGGCAGATTTTGAGTAATTACAAATTTTTACCATTCTTTCTGACAATAGTTTTGGTTTTAGCGATCGCAGCCTGTAACAACAACATACCGCAGCTAGAGAAAAGGCAAACAACGAAAAACTGTCGAATTGTACACCATGCAATGGGAGAAATTTGCGTTCCTAATCATCCAAAACGGATTGTAACTTTAAACCCTGCTGCCTTGGGCAATGCGATCGCGCTTGGCATTCAACCTACCGGAAGTGCTACTGAAGAAATTAATCAGTTGCCGCCTTATCTTCAAGACAAAATTGAGGGAATCAAGTTTTTAGGTACTTGGGGAGAGCCTAACTTAGAAAGTATTGCCTTGCTTAAGCCTGATGTTATTATTGGCTGGAAACATAACCAGCAATCAACCTATTCTCAACTGTCTTATATTGCACCAACAACTTTATACGACTGGGTAGTTAATATAAACCATCCAGATAATTGGAAAGAGTATTTTAATTTTATAGCGAAAGTACTAGGCAGAGAAGATATTGGTCAGCAACTTTGGCAACATTACTATCAGCGCATTGAACAACTAAAAAGCGCAATAGGCAATCGCTATAAGAATAAAACAATTTCTGTCATCGTATTTAATGCTGGTACGATTTACAGTGTGGGAGAAAATTCATTTATTGGTTCTATATTGAGTGATGTTGGATTAAATCGTCCAGAATCACAAAAAATTTCCTCAAATGGGTCTTTTAGTCTCTCTGAAGAAACTTTAGAAATGGCTGATGGCGATGTGATGTTTATTGCAGACCATGATGGTAAACACAACTTAAGTATTCTCAATAAAAAGCCGCTGTGGAAAAAGCTGAAAGCATTTCAACAAAATCATATTTATTTTGTTGAATCTACTAACTGGGAATCATCAAGAAATCTACTAGCTGCCGATACTGTCATTGATGACTTATTTAAATATTTAGTGAATAACCCTTAA
- a CDS encoding DUF4040 domain-containing protein: protein MNDNSYVYIITALLPLSALMLVIQVNPYNALVVQGILGAVATLVFAVLGAADVALTQALMGTLLGITLYAIAVRSSLVMRLGVLEYESQEADAELKSEGHFGQLLEDLRRIFSKYYLRLEVVPYMNIQALQQALINKEVHATCARSDQNSSLSGDERQIYHTATRVQRLYDIMESELLSPATIITYVNTPDSGEKH, encoded by the coding sequence ATGAATGATAATAGTTATGTGTATATAATCACCGCGTTGTTGCCGTTATCTGCGTTAATGCTGGTAATTCAGGTCAATCCATACAATGCCCTGGTAGTTCAGGGAATACTGGGAGCTGTAGCGACATTGGTATTTGCCGTTTTGGGGGCGGCGGATGTGGCTTTGACTCAAGCATTAATGGGGACTTTGCTGGGGATTACGCTGTATGCGATCGCCGTTCGTTCTTCCTTAGTGATGCGTCTGGGTGTCCTGGAATACGAGTCACAGGAGGCAGATGCCGAATTGAAATCTGAAGGTCATTTTGGGCAACTGCTGGAAGACTTACGCCGAATTTTTAGCAAATACTATCTGCGTCTTGAGGTAGTGCCATACATGAATATCCAGGCTTTGCAGCAAGCACTTATAAATAAAGAAGTTCATGCGACTTGTGCCAGGAGTGATCAAAATAGCTCCCTATCTGGGGACGAAAGGCAAATCTATCATACTGCGACTAGAGTTCAACGGTTATATGACATCATGGAGTCTGAACTTTTGTCACCTGCAACAATCATTACTTATGTAAATACACCAGATTCAGGGGAGAAGCATTAA